ttcttttcatgTAAATTATCACATAATGCTAAACTTTAAGCACCGGGAGACCACAGACAGTTGATTCTCATTCACTGGACTGCGTCAATGGAAAGTTAAGATTTTATAAAGTTGGTCATCTTTTACTTTCCAAGGTTTTTGTGCAAAGGCTGTGGGAAACCGTTATGACATTGCCATTTGCAATTACTCATTTTATATTCAATGTTAAACCAAAATACCTTATAAAAAGTATATGGTCCaaaataaattgaattaatgacacgaaaataaataaacaaatgatagTGAAAACTGTACATAAAATACTACCAATATTTGCAAATGCAAAACGTTGACAAAAAATATGCTCAGAATGTTTTTTTACACTGGCCCTTTAAGACCCCATCCCAGTCCCAGAATACTTTGCGTGTGCTAAAGGTAAACAAACCTATGCTAAGCGTTGCAAAATcgaaatatatacattttatagctAACTTTAGTTTCTGAATTATTACATAGActaaaatgtgaaatgagtgAGTTTGAGTTCATCCAAACAACTCGTCCCTTTACAAAGAAGAAATGTCAAGTTTTGCTAAGCTAACATTACATGACACACACTACAGCTTCACTGTAAGCACTGAGACGTGTTAAATTTGGGAATCGTAACATCTTGCACAGAAAGTccataaactttttttgtttccGGGTTCTTTGGTTATATGTTTAATCATGACAAcgcgaaaaagaaagaaatcgcTATTACCAAATTCAGAGGATCAAACAGATGGTGAAGCTGTCAAGATACAAATTCAGTGTCAGCCGGATCATTCATTACAGGTCGTTCATCAAAATGTGGGTAAAGATGAGAGTTTGAGCCCTTATTTCTCAACGAAAGATGCTGTCAGGTTGGATTACAGCTTCTTCAACCAGCCCTGTGTTCAGCTGGCTAAAGCTTTTTTGGGAAAGGTGAGATGGGAACCGCGGGCACTATTGTAAATTGAGTGGATAATGgacatttgttttaaaatgtgatTGACCGTATAGCTTGACCAGGATGGATGACCTGAATTGCCAAGCTGGGATGTCAATCTTAAACCAGCTTAAATAGTGGATAAAACCAGGCTGGGTGTTCAGCTTAAAGTATTGTTAGCATGGTTGATATCAGTTAAATGGGTATTACGACCCTGAAGTGTTACATTAATTCTGTTGAATTTcatacattttacaataaactAATTTAATTTCTATGTGCCTTACAAATATAGTATGCacacataatatttttataacatcatattttaatttcaataaaataaaatacaattgttTTAGGTAAAATATTTGCATAAATTCAGTCTATGAAAGATTAAACCTTtgggatttttcttgtttttcttATCAGTAAATCATTGAGAAACATATGGTTTTGTTTCCTCATTAAAGTACATTCATattgctagaaatgcaatgaatATTAATGTCTGAAGAAGTCAAAGTCCAGACCGCTTTCCTGTCAAGACACAGAAACATTGAGCCTGTGATGAATTAGTCACAGGAACTGTGTGTTAAAGTCATGTAGTGACACCCAGACATAAGTAACATAACATAAACACTGAACTCAGTCCATGTCAAACGCCTTGTGCAACTCAATTCTGACTTTATTACtagaagaaaatattttgaatataatacatatttataaaatgtaatgtaaaatatgtaatattgtgAATAGATCTGACTTCCAGTCCCGAGTATTTTAATGACCTTCATTTTGAATGTAGAGACCATATCTGCATTTTGATTCAGTACACACTGTAAAAGCTATATCCAGTTAAGCTTAACCCTGTGAAACATTCGTGATAGGCTTCCAGCATCCAGAAACTCAAACACACTGAGCTTTAAAACAGAAAGAAGGCTGCTAAAGCCATTAACTTtacataaaactaaataaaactcAGCTTTGCATATTGCCAATTAGCTGGTGTGTATAGGAAAGAAGAAATGATGTAATGATAAGCCTAAAATCAGATGTCATAAAGGGCATCTGGTCTCACTCATAACAGCTAGTTTCTTTCCTTGCGTGTGACCAGGCATTGCTACAGTGGAAGTCTGCACCCAACCCTGTTGGAAAAGCAACCTGTGGCTTTCAAATTCTGctcataaaataaacataatttacatgggcattgcatttcaaatttatttcatagtactgctcatttgcattatgTTTTAGGGTCCGCAAGGAATTTTACTTGCAGTCATAGTCTGTCTCTTCTCAACTAAGCACGCAATAGGAATTAGTTTGTAGCACAAACTGTGACGCACCAGTTACTTGTCTATATTTCTTTAAATCtaaagtatgagcaatagtcaTAGTGAAGTGCATCATTTGTGCTTGTTCCTGTAGCCCAGTCATGGGTTCGATACCCAGGACACACAAATATAGATGAAATGTAtagttttaatttaatgtaagcAAAGcatatgcataaatgtaatttaagtAAATGTGGCACATTTGCACCACCAGTGTACAACCCAGTGTGACATAaatctgttaaaggaatagtctactcaatATTAATATCATtttcaacgtttttcctatttaagacgagtagttatatgagcaagtttggtggtacaaaataaaacgtatcgcttttctaagcggatttaaaagaggaactatattttatggcgtaatagcactgttgggagtacttcgactcgcctgaaaagtccgctccccttctcactctcataatggaagagagagggtgttactgcgccgagtactcccaaaagtgctattacgccataaaatatagttcctcttttaaatccgcttagaaaagcgctaggttttattttgtaccaccaaacttgctcgtataactactcgtcttaaataggaaaaacgttgatgtgtttggtcacttctaactttatctctgattggtaccattgaatgaatggggctaagctaaatgctatcgaagtgtcgcagtgcgctccagtgcttacgtgcacgcacacagatgatagagggatgtatcaactcttcttagttaaggtaataacatagtttaatattgaaaatgagtagactattcctttaagattcaAGTGAGCCTGCAGGAAAGTTCATCAATACCTGGTATTTCTTTGCATTAGGTGTTGGTGAGGAAGCTAACCGATGGCACCGAACTCAGGGGAAGGGTTGTGGAAACCGAGGCATATTTAGGTGGAGAGGACAAGGCGTCCCACTCGGCGGGAGGAAAACGTACAGAGAGGAACGCTGCAATGTTCATGAAGCCTGGAACCATCTATGTCTATCCCATCTACGGCATCTATCTCTGCATGAACGTCTCAAGCCAAGGTGAGCTGTTTCGTCCTGTTTTCTCATACTGGTTCTCATTATAAGGCAACTTTGCATTTCCAGACAATAGAAAGGAACATATGCAAATAGACACAAGCCTACAGGCAGGAAACAGTTAGACTTACTACCATATGTGTTTGTGATTGCAGGGGAGGGGGCGGCAGTGCTTCTGCGCTCACTGGAGCCTCTGAGCGGTCAGGACGTCATGAGGGGCCTGCGAGCAGCCAAACGCAGGGAAGGAGCCAAAATCCTTAAAGATAAAGAACTCTGCAATGGTCCATCCAAGTTGTGCCAAGCACTAGATATACAGCGCTGCTTTGACCGTAGGGATCTGGCAACCGATATGGAGGTATGGCTTGAGACGGACCAAGGAGACACGATTCATGCCGGAGAGGTGGTGTCTGCCCCCAGGATCGGAGTCGAGTCTCATGGGGAATGGGCTACCAAACCACTGCGCTTTTATTCGAGAGGCCACCCATGTGTGAGCGTgctgaacagagacgcagagcGTCAGATGAGCACACAGTCCTGCACTGACTTTTCCATTTTGGGACCACACATAATAGAGTAAAGACTAGTCTAATTACCACGTTCACCAATTAAGTCTTTTATGCGAATGAGTATCATGTGTGTTTGTTAACAgcttaataaaaacatgttttgcatCTTGTgcttattcattttaaatacgCACCTTGAGGAAGTTACAACCTCTTTACTTTCTTTCTCTCCAGGACATTCAGCCAAGTGGTCTGGAATGATCATTATGGCAGGTTATTTGTCGTGTTTGTTGGACTAATCACATTGGAGAATAGCCACCAAAAATAGGAGGCGCTTGGGTGGAATAATTAAAAGATCTGTTTTATGGCTGTCCAAGTACGAACCAcacagcaatataaatgtatacagtacaTTATTCACGATATATTGCATACACATAGGCCTCTTTCAAAACTGAAACATTCCTTATTTTCCTTTGGCTGAAACTTTTGAATACTGCTTTAAGTTGGATAAATTACTCCCAGCCTAAATCATTATC
This window of the Misgurnus anguillicaudatus chromosome 19, ASM2758022v2, whole genome shotgun sequence genome carries:
- the mpg gene encoding DNA-3-methyladenine glycosylase yields the protein MTTRKRKKSLLPNSEDQTDGEAVKIQIQCQPDHSLQVVHQNVGKDESLSPYFSTKDAVRLDYSFFNQPCVQLAKAFLGKVLVRKLTDGTELRGRVVETEAYLGGEDKASHSAGGKRTERNAAMFMKPGTIYVYPIYGIYLCMNVSSQGEGAAVLLRSLEPLSGQDVMRGLRAAKRREGAKILKDKELCNGPSKLCQALDIQRCFDRRDLATDMEVWLETDQGDTIHAGEVVSAPRIGVESHGEWATKPLRFYSRGHPCVSVLNRDAERQMSTQSCTDFSILGPHIIE